From bacterium, one genomic window encodes:
- the pth gene encoding aminoacyl-tRNA hydrolase — translation MGRTGLWAYLRRKRTLGGAQDFLVVGVGNPGSEYASTRHNAGFMALDVLAGAENVRFYCSGQGDVAVWHVDGKQGVLAKPGTYVNNSGQYVKFLVKRLGIGVDKMLVVHDDIALDVGHYKFKFGGVAAGHKGLTSIIESLGTPEFYRLRIGIGQPARGESRVEWVLSAFAEEQLELLSEILQSCSTAVADFAIQGGVAAMNIHNKRTKERKLY, via the coding sequence TTGGGTAGGACCGGTCTCTGGGCATATTTGAGGCGAAAGCGCACGCTTGGTGGTGCTCAGGATTTTCTCGTGGTTGGCGTCGGGAATCCCGGGAGCGAATACGCCTCGACCCGACACAATGCGGGCTTCATGGCCTTGGATGTCTTGGCTGGAGCTGAGAATGTGAGGTTTTACTGCTCTGGTCAGGGGGACGTCGCGGTCTGGCATGTTGATGGGAAGCAAGGCGTCCTTGCCAAGCCTGGGACTTATGTCAACAACTCAGGACAGTATGTGAAGTTTCTTGTCAAACGGCTCGGTATCGGTGTTGACAAAATGCTGGTTGTGCATGACGATATTGCGCTGGATGTGGGGCACTATAAGTTCAAGTTTGGCGGGGTGGCTGCCGGGCACAAAGGTCTGACCTCGATAATCGAGAGCCTTGGCACTCCTGAGTTCTACAGGCTGAGAATAGGCATAGGCCAGCCGGCTCGTGGAGAGTCAAGAGTTGAGTGGGTTCTATCGGCTTTTGCCGAGGAGCAGCTTGAGCTGTTGTCGGAGATCTTGCAAAGTTGCTCGACAGCGGTAGCAGATTTTGCTATACAGGGCGGTGTCGCTGCTATGAAC